One genomic segment of Dehalogenimonas alkenigignens includes these proteins:
- a CDS encoding alpha-2-macroglobulin family protein yields MKSKRFALSGFFLALAILATSAPACNPVLSAESHVAIVPRVLYSGQTAELSVALLKGDSFTAGDVKVELFKGDEVVASSESRIGGKGLIQLQVPQLPSGDYQLQVKGPGFTEKASIKLESSFLLFLETDKPIYKPGQTIQISLISLNSELRPVSQKVTVEAQDAKGIKVFKKEVFTDKYGMAELELPLSEEPNLGTWKLTAAADDSRAQLDVKVERYVLPKYEVKVTLPKDWFLASDRITGKVEGIYSFGKPVQGELEIIAKRYVGTWQEYARVVLSIDGETAFELPAVGYAAGVPASGGLGNVDIEFVLREQSTGYEEKTTRLLTIAETPLVLRIVPEGNVFQPGLPFKILLLSEDPGGKPLPAKVSLTASYLGADYQQISQESIKTVDTGQGMATVTLSPPNKAIAVIIEAQSGGSNASQTLLAGYSPSGNFIHLEMTSAASLKVGDTAKFRVHATKEASNFYYEVISSGRVVFSDFSRSRDIAFKATPQMAGACRLLVYQVLPNSEIAADYLPFGVEAVYPNQLAVQFSSDEAKPGDSVEISIQSQGQSRVGVVVVDKSVFILAENRMNLDQVFAELERLYMTPQAELHNITIYPSILTKGAADIIKDAGVIILSDNKVPEGKEYGSPWNDLLAEGGGVIFGGADKAGAIPPGLAPLPSQGNQAIDTSALAQVERIRQYFPETWVWQQVVTDADGKSKIKLTVPDSITTWMLRAVAVSQEKGLGIAEAELKAFQPFFIKLDLPYSAVRGEEFPVRVAVYNYLDTPQDIVVELTPAGWFDLLDNSQKIVSVGPGDVGSASFTIRPKGLGFNDLKVTSRSAAAADALVQPLLIEPEGVPREFVENLILKDGAARTISTQIPEGAVEGSGKVFLSVTGSYLTQTISGLEQLIQMPFGCGEQNMIVFAPDVFITKYLRDSGQLKAEIMAKAEKLMITGYQRELTYRRADGSFSAFGNQDGEGSLWLTSFVLKSFAQARDIIFIDQKVLDDAAAWIIKTQKADGSFEAVGFVHHQEMLGGLSGKDALTAYVASALLEAGEKTASARAIKYLESRLSGMDDPYTVALTAYALALGGSPQKNAAHDKLMALAIEDENGLHWGSIGFAEPLPQQPAGGVGKPGVGVPFMPPRENRTAVVETTAYAMLALTSHGDVLNAGRAGKWLTSQRNSLGGYGSTQDTVVALQALTAYAGNIRADVDLTVRVTGPGIDRALRVTPESFDVLQVIELPLGAEVQVTASGNGEVMAQAVTRFNIPQPEETDPILKIDVDYDSTNVAVNDLVDVTATVSFNPPEFIESGMVVLDISVPTGFTPMVESIDAAIESIPIIKRYDISGRKVIFYLDEIKAGETITIKFQVMATYPVKAKGAVSQVYFYYQPDFKGETLGEDMVIH; encoded by the coding sequence TCGCCCTGTCTGGATTCTTCCTGGCATTAGCAATACTGGCCACCTCGGCGCCGGCTTGCAACCCGGTCCTTTCAGCAGAAAGTCACGTCGCCATCGTGCCGCGGGTCTTATACTCCGGCCAAACGGCGGAACTTTCGGTAGCTCTGCTGAAGGGAGACTCCTTTACCGCCGGAGATGTCAAGGTCGAACTCTTTAAAGGAGATGAAGTCGTCGCCAGTTCAGAAAGCCGAATCGGCGGTAAAGGCCTCATCCAACTCCAGGTGCCCCAACTCCCTTCCGGCGACTATCAGCTCCAGGTCAAGGGGCCAGGCTTTACCGAGAAGGCTTCTATTAAACTTGAAAGCTCATTCCTGCTCTTCCTGGAGACCGACAAACCTATCTACAAGCCCGGCCAGACCATCCAGATAAGCCTGATCAGCCTGAACTCCGAACTGCGGCCGGTGAGCCAGAAGGTTACCGTCGAGGCTCAGGACGCCAAAGGTATCAAGGTCTTTAAGAAAGAGGTCTTTACCGATAAATACGGCATGGCCGAATTGGAACTGCCGCTGTCCGAAGAGCCTAATCTAGGCACCTGGAAACTGACCGCCGCCGCCGATGATTCCAGGGCTCAACTCGACGTCAAAGTCGAAAGGTACGTCCTGCCCAAGTACGAGGTTAAGGTGACCCTGCCCAAAGATTGGTTCCTGGCCTCTGACCGCATCACCGGGAAGGTTGAAGGAATATACTCCTTCGGCAAACCAGTTCAGGGAGAACTTGAGATTATCGCCAAGCGCTACGTCGGCACCTGGCAGGAATATGCCAGAGTGGTTCTCAGTATCGACGGCGAGACGGCTTTCGAACTCCCGGCGGTGGGTTACGCCGCCGGGGTGCCGGCCTCGGGCGGTCTGGGCAACGTCGATATAGAATTCGTCCTCCGCGAGCAGTCCACCGGCTATGAGGAAAAGACCACCAGGCTCCTGACCATCGCCGAAACGCCTCTCGTCCTCCGGATCGTACCCGAGGGCAACGTCTTCCAGCCGGGCTTGCCCTTCAAAATCCTGCTCCTGTCCGAGGACCCGGGCGGTAAACCGCTGCCGGCCAAGGTGAGTCTCACCGCCAGCTACCTCGGCGCCGACTACCAGCAGATCAGTCAGGAGTCCATAAAGACCGTCGACACCGGCCAAGGCATGGCTACGGTAACCCTGTCTCCGCCGAACAAAGCGATAGCCGTGATCATCGAAGCGCAAAGCGGCGGTTCAAATGCCAGCCAGACGCTGCTGGCCGGCTATTCCCCGTCCGGTAACTTCATCCATCTGGAGATGACCTCCGCCGCCTCCCTTAAGGTCGGCGATACCGCCAAATTCCGGGTTCATGCCACCAAAGAAGCATCGAATTTCTATTACGAGGTCATCAGCAGCGGCCGGGTCGTCTTTTCAGATTTCAGCCGCAGCCGGGATATCGCCTTCAAGGCGACGCCTCAGATGGCCGGCGCCTGCCGCTTGCTGGTTTACCAGGTGCTGCCCAACTCCGAAATCGCCGCCGACTACCTGCCGTTTGGGGTCGAGGCAGTTTACCCTAACCAACTGGCGGTTCAATTCAGCTCCGATGAAGCCAAACCGGGCGACAGTGTCGAGATCAGTATCCAGTCTCAAGGCCAATCCCGAGTCGGCGTCGTCGTCGTGGATAAGTCGGTCTTCATCCTGGCTGAGAACCGCATGAACCTGGACCAGGTATTCGCCGAACTGGAGCGACTATATATGACTCCGCAGGCGGAACTCCATAACATAACTATTTATCCTTCCATCTTGACCAAAGGCGCCGCCGATATTATCAAAGATGCCGGCGTCATCATCCTTTCCGACAATAAGGTTCCCGAAGGTAAGGAATATGGTTCGCCATGGAACGACCTGCTGGCCGAGGGCGGCGGGGTTATCTTCGGCGGGGCTGATAAGGCAGGCGCCATACCGCCGGGTCTTGCCCCCCTGCCTTCTCAGGGCAACCAGGCTATTGATACCTCCGCTCTGGCTCAAGTAGAGCGCATCCGCCAGTATTTTCCGGAGACCTGGGTGTGGCAGCAGGTGGTGACCGACGCCGACGGCAAATCCAAGATCAAGCTGACAGTGCCCGACTCCATCACCACCTGGATGCTGCGTGCGGTGGCAGTCTCCCAGGAAAAAGGACTGGGCATCGCCGAGGCGGAACTTAAGGCTTTCCAGCCGTTCTTCATCAAACTGGACCTGCCCTACTCCGCCGTCCGCGGCGAGGAATTCCCGGTCAGAGTGGCTGTCTATAACTACCTCGATACGCCGCAGGACATCGTCGTCGAGCTGACGCCTGCCGGCTGGTTCGACCTCCTCGATAATTCCCAAAAGATCGTCAGCGTCGGTCCGGGCGATGTCGGTTCGGCTTCTTTTACGATTCGGCCGAAAGGCCTGGGTTTCAACGACCTCAAGGTCACCTCCCGTTCGGCCGCGGCGGCTGACGCCCTGGTACAGCCGCTGCTGATAGAACCCGAGGGCGTGCCGCGCGAGTTTGTCGAGAACCTCATCCTCAAAGATGGAGCGGCCAGAACGATCAGCACACAAATCCCCGAAGGAGCTGTCGAGGGCTCCGGCAAGGTGTTTCTCAGCGTCACCGGCAGCTACCTGACTCAAACAATTTCTGGGCTGGAACAACTCATTCAGATGCCCTTCGGCTGCGGCGAGCAGAACATGATCGTCTTCGCCCCTGACGTTTTTATCACCAAATACCTCCGCGATTCCGGCCAGCTAAAGGCGGAGATTATGGCCAAGGCTGAAAAGCTGATGATCACCGGCTACCAGCGTGAACTGACCTACCGCCGCGCCGACGGCAGTTTCTCCGCTTTCGGCAACCAGGACGGGGAAGGCAGCTTATGGCTCACCTCCTTCGTGCTGAAGAGCTTTGCCCAGGCCAGGGACATCATCTTCATCGACCAGAAGGTGCTTGATGACGCCGCGGCCTGGATCATCAAGACCCAGAAGGCCGACGGCAGTTTTGAGGCAGTGGGTTTCGTCCACCACCAGGAGATGCTGGGCGGGCTGTCCGGCAAAGACGCCCTTACCGCCTATGTCGCCAGCGCCTTGCTGGAGGCAGGTGAGAAGACCGCCTCAGCCAGAGCCATCAAGTACCTCGAAAGCAGACTAAGCGGCATGGACGATCCGTACACTGTGGCGCTGACTGCCTACGCCCTGGCGCTCGGCGGCAGCCCGCAAAAGAACGCCGCCCATGACAAACTCATGGCCCTGGCTATCGAGGATGAGAACGGGTTGCACTGGGGCAGCATCGGTTTCGCCGAGCCGCTGCCGCAGCAGCCCGCTGGCGGCGTTGGTAAACCGGGCGTCGGTGTCCCGTTCATGCCGCCGCGGGAGAACCGCACCGCCGTCGTCGAGACCACCGCCTATGCCATGCTGGCTCTGACCAGCCACGGCGACGTGCTCAACGCCGGCCGCGCCGGCAAGTGGCTGACTTCACAGCGCAACAGCCTGGGCGGTTACGGCTCCACCCAGGACACCGTCGTCGCCCTGCAAGCCCTGACCGCCTACGCCGGTAACATCCGCGCCGACGTCGACCTCACGGTCCGCGTCACCGGCCCGGGCATCGACCGCGCCCTGCGCGTCACCCCGGAAAGCTTCGACGTGCTTCAGGTCATCGAGCTGCCGCTCGGCGCGGAGGTTCAGGTCACTGCCAGCGGCAATGGCGAGGTCATGGCCCAGGCCGTCACCCGGTTCAATATCCCCCAGCCGGAAGAAACCGATCCCATTCTCAAGATAGATGTGGACTACGACTCTACCAATGTCGCGGTCAACGACCTGGTCGACGTCACCGCTACGGTCAGCTTCAATCCGCCGGAATTCATCGAGTCCGGCATGGTGGTGCTGGACATCTCGGTGCCTACCGGCTTCACCCCCATGGTCGAGTCTATCGATGCCGCAATAGAGAGTATCCCCATCATCAAGCGATACGACATCTCCGGGCGCAAGGTTATTTTTTACCTGGACGAGATCAAAGCCGGCGAGACGATCACGATCAAATTCCAGGTCATGGCGACCTACCCGGTGAAAGCCAAAGGCGCTGTGTCTCAGGTCTACTTTTACTACCAGCCTGATTTTAAAGGCGAAACGCTGGGGGAAGACATGGTAATTCATTAA